Part of the Neovison vison isolate M4711 chromosome 14, ASM_NN_V1, whole genome shotgun sequence genome is shown below.
TAGCCCACAGGATAAAGCCTTCACTCCAAATAGTTTTCTTAGAGCTCCCTTCATGTCCTTGTTCCTCAGGCAGTAGATGAAGGGATTCAGCATGGGTGTGACCACCATATACATCACTGAAGCCAATGATTCCTTATCAGCTGTGTGGGAGGATGAGGGATTCAGGTAGACCCCTGTAATGGTCCCATAGAAGAGGAGGACTACAGTGAGGTGAGAGCCACAGGTGGAAAAGGCCTTTTGTTTGCCTCGGGCAGATGGGACCTTGAGCACAGCAGATACAATGCGGGTGTAGGACACAAGAATGCCAAGAAAGGGGATGAGGACAATCAAGCCCCCCACCAGCAGAATCATGAGCTGGTTGAGCTGGGTGTTAGAACAGGAGAGCTGGAGCAGGGGAATGAGGTCACAAAAGAAGTAAGGGATGGCGTTGCTGGCACAGAACTCCAGCCGAGCCATGAGGACAGTATGTAGCAGGGAGTGGAGGCTGGCAATGAGCCAGGAACTTCCTAGCATCAGGGCACAGATTTGCAGACTCATCATGGTGGAGTAGTGCAGGGGGTGACAGATGGCCACGTAGCGGTCATAAGCCATTGCTGTCAGGAGAAAGTTGTCCATGTTGGCAAGCAAAATGCAGAAGTAGATCTGAGTTAGGCAGCCGCCATAGGAAATGGACCGAGTCTGCATCTGAATGTTCACAAGCATCTTGGGGACTGTGGCAGAGATGAAGCAGAAATCCACCAGGGAAAGGTTgctgaggaagaagtacatgggcgtGTGGAGGTGGGAGTCTGAGCCAATGGCCAGGATGATGAGCAAGTTCCCAGCTGCCCCGACCAGGTACATGACAAGGAAGAGCCCAAAGATCAGCTCCTGCCTTTCAGGCTGGCTGGAGAGCCCTAGGAGGATGAACTCAGAGATGCTTGTGTGGTTTTCTCCCTCCATGATTGGCTGGTCCTGCTGGGAGATCCAGACCAGGCAGAGGCTATAGGGAATGGGGGATGGGACCCatgcctcccttcttccctcataCAGCCCCTCAACTCACATCTGGATAACTCACATCTCTCTGTTCAATTGGTATGGACCCCAAAGAACGCTCTCCACCTACCAAAGGAAAAGCTTCAACCAGGGAGTCTTCAGGCCCCAACAGACCCTGAAGTCAGGGTTTTAATTATTTCACTGCGAAAATACTGCTGATCCTGAACTAGCAAAGGCCCATATGCCATCCCTCTAAGGAGAATCCTTGTGACATATGACCATGTACTCAGTGGTGCTAACAAACAAGGAGTACTTAGGGTGTtttgccccccgccccctgcccagaCTCTATCGTACTCTCATTTTTTGATTTGAACAACTCATGTCTCACTATTAAGTAAAGAACTATAGAAATACAATTTCTTCTTACTCCCAGTAAGGTTGCCATCTGAAGGCCCTTTCTCTAcagaattctggaaccacagtgGCACATATATAGAACCAGAGGGTCTTATTTGTACATACCCTTCTTCCCCTCAAATACtttgtcttcctttattttccccaGTCACATACAGCCCAGGGCTTAGCCCCGGCTGCCACTTTTCACAGGCTCTGGGTCATTTTGGTCCTGGTGATGATGACGTGAATGAAGTACATCAGGACAAACCTGGACAGAAGAGCCTGCTGACTGGGACAGCACAGCCAGCCCTTCCGTCTGGGCTTATCCAGGAGGGGGATTTGCCTCTGGAGGGTAAGAGTTGCCCCTGCAGATAACAAAGAGAAACTACAAGTGTAACATCGCTCAAAGGAATGAAGTGGGCAAAAAAGAAACGATAGGAACACATTAAACTGGAGTTCATAATAGTTCATTGTGAGCTCAGCTGAAGTTTCATTAGATATATCACTTATTTTCCACTGCTTCACAAGACGTAGTAGATCACAAAGAGGgatggtggggagagaaagaactTGAGTCAGTGTGCTGAGCGGGGATGGGGGAAGAGCTGAGGGGGAAAATCAGTCTGGAAAAGCCATGGGGGCAGGGTTATGGCCCACCATGAACTGGGCAGGAAGTGACAAGGGGAAAACCCTCTTGGGAGGTTGCCTTACTCCACCCCACCATTTTGCTGaggtggagcctgcttggagCTAAGGAACTTACCAGTGCAGGTGGGGAGGGTAAAAGAGGGATGGAGATTTTGACTATGCCATAGCGTTGCTTAGAGCTATTCCTTAGCGTGGAAGATAAATGTGCTCCTTCGATTTCACTGCTTTGATTTTCTCCAAAAGACCGAAAAAGTGCTACCTGGTGAACTTAGCCTCAGGACATCTGTGTAAATGGGTCAGGCCTTCCTGGAGTGGCCAGTGCTGGGGTAGGAGGAGGGGGCATGTGGAGCAGGTGGAATGGGGCAGGGATATGGTGGGAGAGGGTCACCTGTACTGGGAGAGGTACATTATGAGACTGGGAGCTGTGGTGTGTGTAGCAGCAAAAGCACTGTCCCTTCCTTGACTAGTACTCCTTTCAAACCAAAGTGATGCCAGCCTCTTTTCCTTCCAATCCTCTACTTCTCCAGACATGTAGGAGAAGAAAAATTTCTTGTTACTACTTCTCCCTCGTTAGGAAAGTTCTCTTTCCAAGTATTCCCTGTTTGAAGAAGACCCACGCTAAGATGGAGTCTAACTTAAAATGAAAAGGATTTTTCTCCTACCTTCTGGATCATTCCTGTCAGCACACAGAAAtcactgagttttaaaaatccatcctTGACCCACATTCCCCTCTGGCTGTCAGCTCACTTCTCTACTCTCCCTTTCCACAAAAGTCCTCAAGCTGTGGGCAGTACACAAACCccagtttccttcttcctgtttgCTCATGAAGCCCCCTTCTCAGGCTTCTCCCCAATCCCTGAAACTTCCATGGCCACCAATGCCACATCTGAGGTTGGTTCTCAGGCTCCATCATACTAAAACCAACAaggtgcaggggcacctgggcacctgggtggctcagtgggttaaggcctctgcctttggctcgggtcatgatcccagggtcctggatcgagccccacatcgggctctctgctcggcagggagcctgcttcctcctctctctctctgcctgcctctctgcctacttgtgaattctgtctgtcaaataaataattaaataatagaaatcttaaaaaaaaaaaaacaaccccaacaAGGTGCAGTTAGTAGGGTTGGTCACTTCCATTTTTGGAAATGCATTcccaactggatttttttttaagattttatttattcatttgacagacagagatctcaagtaggcagagaggcaggcagagggagagaggagcatgcaggctccctgctgagcagagagcccgacgcaacgcggggctcgatcccaggatcctgggatcatgacctgagctgaaggcagaggctttaacccactgagccacccctcccATCTGGATTTTAAGCACAGTTTTTTGGTGGCATCTCTCCTGTCTTGCTGGTTTCTTGCTCTCAGTCCTCCTCATTCTTCTGACCTATCATATCATAAGCTCCTGAGGGCAGGagctttattttaatgtattgctaTATCCCTAGTTTCTAGAATCATGCCTGGACTAAAGGAGACACTCAGTGTTTTTATGCTTTTGTTGAATGAAGGGATAACTGCTTTTCATATTCCCCTTTGTGACCACACATCTTTGAGATTGGGTGAGACCTTAAAGAGAGTCCTCCTTCACCTGATACCGACCTTGTGTCTCCCAAACAGCATTCACATTTACTTATCAtctgttttattgtttcattAACACTCTTATTTAACTCACTAATTTTGTCAATTgcaataaatttattaaaagtaaaaatttgtaCCCCATgatacttaagaaattaaaaaattaagaattttagcCAGATACCATTACCTGTAGGAAATTCTGAGTCTGAAACCCACTTTTCCTTGGTTAAaaaaggagaggggtgcctggttggctcagtggttaagctgctgccttcagctcaggtcatgatcccagggtcttgggatcgagtcccgcatcaggctccttgctcagtggggagcctgcttctctccctgcctctgcctgccactctgcctgcttgtgcactcgctctctctctctctgacaaataaataaacaactaaaatctCTAAAtaaccccaccaaaaaaaaaaaaaaaaaaaaggagaatgtaaAGTGCAAAGGAGGAGTTAGGGAAATAGCACCTGAGGATTTCTCTGAGAGGGGTCAGAAGAGTTGAGGGAGAACTCAAAATGCAATCACTTTCTCACCATGTGATTTGATGCtacttggctccatctctgtaaaCCACCTAATGTCATCACTCAGATGTCCATAGGTACGGGCTCCATGCTACACTACATACATACCTGAACCCAGGCACCTATTTGTTGGGGTCTGATCCTTGGGCAGCCAGCGCACAGACTGGCCTTGTGTTCTGCTTCAGTGGCGGTCCTCCACCTTTCTCTGGTGATCACGACAACTCTGCCGTTTGTGTTGGCTTAAATACGGGACCTGTTTTCTGAGAGCCCAAGGGGTGGAGAAAATGCTTGTCTTTGACTTTGGAGTCCTCATGTTTAGTTTTATTCAGGGACTGAGCCATAATGAGCTTCGCTTAAATAATTGAGAAGGGGAAACaagttaaaataaagtaaaaacaaatgacatagaaaaagaaaattaatttaagcaGAAATCTGAtcattgattctttgaaaaagagtTAATAAGCAATTTTGATAAacagatgagaatgaaaatgagaaTGAGGCCAGGATTTGGAAAATTTAATAGCTAATACAAAAGATTCAAATTTAAGTTGACTATTATTTTCAATTAGAGGCTAATACATCTTATCAAATAAAATAGAGGACTACTCACAAATATGCTCCGTAGCCCCATAGGTGCAAAAAGAATTAGAGAGCATGAATATAAcactaaaagagaaagaaatgcaaacttaTAAAATAGTCTGACtccaatgaagaaaatatttaagcttTCTAAGGaccaattcaataataaaaagtataaaaacaaagttATGGTGTAATTATCTGTAAAGTGGATTAGTAATATCTGCGTACAGGGGTTGTTAACAAACATTAAGTGAGGAAATGCCCATAATGTACATAGAACAGTGCCTTGTAAGCAGTTGGCACCCAGTTAACTTGGCTATTGTTATTCAGTCATTATTTGTCAATTCATTTTTAGACGCAAATACGACTTCAAGCTCAAACTAAGCaagataatgaaagaaatattttagaccAATTTTGTTTTTAGACATAGATGCAAATGCccacaagtaaaaaaaaaaaagtgtgcaagCCAAGGAAACTGCATTAAAAGAATTCTCTATCAGATTCAAGGAAATCCATTAACCTAGTTTAACACAAACAAAATACCAACTACTGTAATGAGATCCAGATAAATTTATCAAAACCTTACAGATTAAAACTCTGAAAACAGTGCttttttccttaatatggcaagtGGTGTATTTGAAAGCAAGAGTCAACATCATGTTTATTGAAGACTTCTACTTTTTCcctaaaaagaagaacaaaatatggGTATTCTCTGTTTTCACTCCTTATTTAATATCTTGTTAGAAATGCTGGCCATGGCTatctgtaaagaaaaaagaaataaaaacataactttttgcaaaatatctatttatagctaagctattaaaagaaatgaagtcactgctaaaaataaagttaatgagCAGAGTTGTAAAGTGTAATATAACACAAAAATTAGTAAATTGCTTACTGATAGATCAactataaataactataaaaaaaaaaggaatgaaagtggTGTTTTCATTTCCAGCGATGATGAAATTGAATATTTGGATTTTAATTCAACTTgggaaatgaaatatttgttcaaaGGAAATTATAATGGGTAAAGTAAaggaatatatataatagaaatgtATTCTAATTGGAAGGTTTTAATTAATTCAGATGATCATGCTTCCAAGTATATAGATATattatcaataataaataaatatataccctACAGCAGGCACTGTACCAAGTacttaaacattaattttaaaattttctcccagGGTCTATATCTTTGCAATGATAATGTAGCGATGTAATAGAATATCATacagatattaaaaatgaaaaaaagtgttGATTTCTGGATATTTGTCTATGACATAGACTTTAAAAGCAGAACATAAGGTAGCAGGTACATACAGATAACATCTGTGTACATCTGACAACAAAAATATGTTAATTTGGAGGGTAAGGGGAACAGTTTGAGGTTTAATTTCTGCTAGTTTTTCCCCTGCTAAGTTGCTTCCATTTAACAAGAAATAAGAATTAGGCTATTGTAGTCAGTCACTTGCTCTGCTTCTGAGCATGTCTGAGCAAGAGCAAACATTTTCAGATGTCTCTGCCAAGGATAAGCATTAGAAGGTGTTGGAATGACTGGATAGGCCCTCATAGTTGGGAATGAAGGGAGGCTGAGAGAAATGGTCCCGACGTCTAGTCCTATGTGAGTTTAGGAAGTTTGTAAAGTGTTGGGGTTGGATCCCTGTGTGGTTTCCAAAGTCCCCTACAGGTCTCTGATTCTACTTGTCTTTGAGAAGTGGAGGAGTAGATGTCTTTAGTCTTACACATTTGGGGGCATTGAGAGAGGAGTGTCTTCTTCTGTCCCCACCTTATCACTGACCTGTTCAGTTGGTCTGATTTCTGCCAAGCCCACCCAAGGATGCTGCCTTCTCCTGAGTTACTCCTCCTTGCTAAGGAGGGGCAGATGGCTCACAAGCGTCCTGGAGTTGGAGACTCAAGCCTGGGCCCCATTGGAAGAAAAATGCAGAGCAAGTGTGTGGGTGGAAGGCAGGGtgagcaaggaggctgagagAGCTGGGCTCATTCCCTAATTCCTGGGCCAAGGAGAGATGTGTGGGGCTCACACTTGAATTATTTTCAGGTCTGCTCTTGGCCTCTAGGGAGCCATACTCAGTGggcattgttaaaaataaatgtgcagtAATTGTCTTGGGTCTGGCTGGGCCCAATTCTCCTGGACTCCAGACACATCATCCCCTTAAGGTTTTTCTACTGGAAAGTTATTACTTCCAGTGGTTTAATTTGTTACTTTTGTCTACAGGGAAAGTCTtaacattttcttactttttatctTCCATACAGGGAATTCATGTTGTTTGTTCAGTCAGATCGGAACTcaacattcattaaaaaaattgtaatgaaATGCACATAATATCTTAACCATTGTTTAGGGTACATTTCACTGGTGTTAAGTACCTTCATATCATGTGTAACTAATCTCCAGAAttctttcatcttcccaaactgaaatccTGTACCACGAAACAattccccattcctccctcccccagctccctggcaaccaccactgtactttctgtctctgtgagttAGCCTACTCTAGGTACCTcgtataaatagaatcatatagtatgtgtcCTTTTGTGATGGGCTTATTTTACTTTGCATAATCTCCCCAGGGTTCATCATTGTTGCCactgtcaggatttccttcctttttccttcctttttaattccACCATATAGATAtagtccattttcttttttaatctattgatgagacacttgggttgcttctaccttttggttgctgtgaataatactgctatgagcATGGTGTACAAATATCCTCGTAAGTTTCTGCTTTCAGTTGTTTTGGGTAGATTCCCAGaattggaatttctggatcatggggtagttcaattcttacttttttattttttttaggactCTCCAATGCTGTTCTCCACAGCAGATGCACCGTTTCACATTCCCAGCAGTGCACTAAGATTCCcacttttttttggtctttttaaaattaacacataatgcattatttgcttcaggggtacagttctgtgaatcatcagtcttacacatttcatagcactcagcagaacacataccctcccaatgtccataacccagctaccctatctctccccttcaccccccagcaaccctcagtttgtttcccgagattaagtctcttatggtttgtctccctccctggtcccatcttgtttcatttttccctcccttccctcatgaacccctgtcctgcctctcaaattcctcatatcagagagatcatatgataattgtctttctctgattgacttattttgcttagcataataccctctagttccatccgtgttgttctttttgatggctgcatagtattccattgaatatgtataccacatcttccttatacatttatctattgatggacatgtagtctcttcccatagtttggctattgtggacattgctgctataaacattcaggtgcacgtgccccttcagatcactacatttgtaaaaGGTTCCCACTTTCTTCTCATTGACActtattctctgtttttttcttactaaagTTTACTAGGAACAAAGAAGAATCTGTAGAGGGAacatcaataaatataaaatacatgtgaaaCATTTAGGGAATCACAGACAACACTGTTAGCAACTATATGCAAGTGTGGGAGGGCTGCTGTGACTTGGATGCTTCTATGAATTTATGGTCAAGGGGCTAAAACTTTGTCTTGCGCAAAAGGTGGAATTGCTTTTGTCTTCTAAGAGCCTCCTTAACCATGATAATTGAAGCTTTTGTAGTTTTGTATGACTGGGAGGGAGGTAGAGTGGATACtgttacatatatacacacacatgtgtgtgtatacacacacatatgataGTAGACAGTCTAATGGatatgaggttttgatttgcattgcctGAATATTAGTGCTATGAACATTTTTACGTGTGATTGTtggtcatttttatatctttggagaaatgtctattcacatcctttgccatttttttaaatgttcagttcaCCATCATATAGCACATCATATAATACATTGTTACTCTTTGATGTAGTTTTCAACGATTCATTCATTATTTACGTATAATGCCTAGAGCTCATCACATCACTTGCCCTCTTTAGTGCCCATTTCTCAGTTACCCTATCCCTCAacaccccctcccttctataaccctcagtttgtttcctggagttcagtctctcatggtttctctccctctttgatttcttcccattcagttttccctcccttcttctgtgttcctccacactattccttatattccatatgagtgaaaccatatgataactgtctttctttgcttgacttatttcacttagcataatcccctccatttccatccatgtcaaagcaaatggtgggtattcctcctttctgatggccgagtaatatttcattgtatatatgtactacatcttctctatccattcatctcttgaagggcatctcggctccttccacagtttggctattgtggacattgtttctGTGAacttggggtgcatgtaccccttctttttattacatctgtatctttggggtaaatacctagtagtataatCTCtggtcatagggtaattctatttttaacatcttgaggaaccttcatactgttttccagaattcctttgccaatttttgatgaggtctttttgaggttgtaggagttctttatatatttgggatattaaATCCTTATCAactatatgatatataaatattttgtccCATAAGTTACTTTTCACTCTGTTCATTGTGTCATTTgatatataaaagttttatttatttattatttatttatttatttatttgacagacagaaatcacaagtagatggagaggcaggcagagagagagagagggaagcaggctccctgctgagcggagagcccgatgcgggactcgatcccaggaccctgagatcatgacctgagtcgaaggcagcggcttaacccactgagccacccaggcgcccct
Proteins encoded:
- the LOC122895353 gene encoding olfactory receptor 1F12-like; amino-acid sequence: MEGENHTSISEFILLGLSSQPERQELIFGLFLVMYLVGAAGNLLIILAIGSDSHLHTPMYFFLSNLSLVDFCFISATVPKMLVNIQMQTRSISYGGCLTQIYFCILLANMDNFLLTAMAYDRYVAICHPLHYSTMMSLQICALMLGSSWLIASLHSLLHTVLMARLEFCASNAIPYFFCDLIPLLQLSCSNTQLNQLMILLVGGLIVLIPFLGILVSYTRIVSAVLKVPSARGKQKAFSTCGSHLTVVLLFYGTITGVYLNPSSSHTADKESLASVMYMVVTPMLNPFIYCLRNKDMKGALRKLFGVKALSCGLR